Proteins co-encoded in one Phycodurus eques isolate BA_2022a chromosome 14, UOR_Pequ_1.1, whole genome shotgun sequence genomic window:
- the itgb1bp1 gene encoding integrin beta-1-binding protein 1 — MFRKVKKRHSSSSSQSSEISTKSKSVDSSLGGLSRSSTVASLDTDSTKSSGNNISETCAEFRVKYVGAIERLQFDMSKTLQEPLNLINYIDAAQQDGKLPFVPGDEEMILVVSKHGVKVASLDQCDVLHRHPLYLIVRMLCYDDGFGAGKNLLALKTTDPEQEGCSIWVYQCSSSEQAQAICKVLSASFDCALTSDKSWGRKE; from the exons ATGTTCCGCAAGGTGAAAAAACGCCACAGCAGCAGTAGCTCTCAGAGCAGTGAAATCAGCACCAAAAGTAAG TCTGTAGACTCCAGTTTGGGAGGTCTTTCCAGGTCCAGCACAGTCGCCAGCCTCGACACGGACTCAACTAAGAGTTCAG GAAACAACATATCGGAAACATGCGCAGAGTTCCGGGTGAAGTATGTGGGAGCCATTGAGAGGTTGCAGTTTGACATGAGCAAGACGCTCCAGGAACCTCTCAACCTCATCAATTACATTGATGCCGcgcag cAAGATGGAAAGCTGCCGTTTGTGCCGGGTGATGAGGAGATGATTCTAGTTGTATCAAAACACGGAGTCAAAGTGGCCTCGCTGGACCAGTGT GATGTCTTGCACCGCCACCCTCTCTACCTGATCGTGCGCATGCTGTGCTACGACGACGGCTTTGGTGCGGGGAAGAACCTGCTAGCCCTCAAAACCACTGACCCAGAACAGGAGGGGTGCAGCATCTGGGTGTACCAGTGCAGCAGCTCT GAGCAGGCTCAGGCCATCTGCAAGGTACTCTCAGCTTCCTTTGACTGTGCACTCACATCAGACAAGTCCTGGGGACGGAAAGAGTGA